In Gemmatimonadaceae bacterium, the sequence TGGTACAAGTCGCGACCGGCCGATGAGCAGGAGAAGGCGCGCGCGGGCATCGCGCCCGACAAGGAGAAGGCGGTCCTGGCCGCGTGGCACGCGAAGAGCGGGAAGTAACCATGGCCCTCTCGCCGCAGCCGCCCAAGCCGCTCAAGATTCTCATTCTCGGCGGGACCGGATTCATCGGGCCGCATCAGGTGGAGTACGCGATGTCGCGCGGCCACAAGGTCACGCTCTTCAATCGCGGCAAGACCAACCCCGGGCTGTTCCCCAAGGTCGAGAAGCTCATCGGCGATCGCAACGCGCCCGATGGCTACGCGGCGCTCAAGGGGCGGCAGTGGGATGTGGTGATCGACAATCCCACGCAGATCCCGCGGTGGGTGCGCGAGGCGGGCGCGGTGCTCGCGCCGAACGTGAAGAAGTATGTGTTCGTGAGCACGCTCAGCACGTACAAGAGCCGCGGCCCGATCGGCATCACCGAAACCGATACGCATCTGCTGCACGACCCGGCACCGGCGGACGCCGAGCCCCCCAAGGCGGCGTATGGCCCGCTCAAGGTGAAGTGCGAGCAGGAAGCCAAGGCGGTGTTTGGCGACGACAAGACGCTCGTCGTGCGCCCGGGGCTGATCGTGGGCCCCGGTGATCTCACGGACCGCTTTTCGTACTGGCCGATTCGCGTGGAGCAGGGCGGCGAGATGCTCGCCCCGGGGACGCCGGACGATCCGGTGGCGTTCATTGATCAGCGCGATCTCACCGAATTCATCGTGCGGCTGTGCGAAGCGGATGCCACGGGCACGTACAACACGGTGGGGCCGCGGGCGGGGCTCACGGTGAGCGAGATGCTCTATGGCTGCAAGGCGGTCACCACGAGCAACACGCGCTTCACGTGGGTGGATGCCGACTTCCTGCTCGAGCGGAAGTTGCGCCCGTACGCCGATCTGCCGGTGTGGATGCCGCCCCGTGGCGACAGTGCGGGGTGGGCGCGCATGAATATCAGCAAGGCGCTCGCGGCTGGGCTCACTTTCCGTCCACTGGCCGACACGGCACGCGACACGCTGACGTATTTCCACGCGCAGCCTCCCGAGCGGCAAGCCGCGCTCAAGGCCGGGCTCGCGCCGGAGAAGGAAGTGCAGGTGCTCAAGGAGTGGCATGCCGCGCACGGCTGATGCTGAGCTAACCGGCCGCCGCGCGTGATCCGCCGCCAGATCGAAAAGCTCGTCACGGTGGAAGCGGGAGAATGGAAGGCCACGCTGCTGGCCTTCGTCTTCTTCTTCTTTCTGCTGGCGAGCTATTTCATTCTGCGCTCCATCCGCGATGCGTTGGGTGTGGCGGCCGGCGTGGGCACGTTGCCGTGGCTCTTCACCGGCACGCTGATCACCACGCTGGTGCTGCAGCCGATCTCGGCGGGCTTTGTGGCGCGCGTGCCGGTGCGGCGGTTCATCCCGGTGGTGTATCGCTGCTTTGGCGCCTGTCTGCTGGCCTTCGGGGCCGCGGTCACGTGGCTGCCGCACACGGAGCGGTGGCTCGTCCCCGTCTTCTGGATCTGGACGAGTGTGTTCAACCTGTTCGTGGTGTCGGTGTTCTGGGGCTTCATGTCCGACACCTTCACCGCGGAGCAGGCCAAGCGCCTGTACGGCTTCATTTCCGTGGGCGGCACGGTGGGCGCGATGGCCGGCTCGCTGGTGACGGCGCTGCTGGCCAAGCACGTCGGGACCGGCGTGCTCGTGCTGATCTCCTGGGTGATGCTCGAAAGCACAGTGCAGTGCGTCAACCGCTTTCCGGTGAGCTTTCGCGGCGAGACGCGCGAGCGCGAAGCGCGCCAGGGGAGCGTGGGAGGCACGGCGTGGAGCGGCATCACGCACGTGCTGAGCAGCGGCTACATGATCGGCATCTGCTTCGCGATGCTGATGTTCACGATCGGCACCACCGTGCTGTACTTCCAGCAGGCCGAGATCGTGAAGGCGGCGTTCGCCGATCGAGGCGCGCGCACGGCGTTTCTGGCCCGCATCGATCTCACGGTGCAGACGCTCACGGTGCTCGCCCAGCTGTTCATCACCGGGCGCATCATCAAGTGGCTGGGGGTCGCGGTGACGCTCTCCATCCTGCCGGTCATGAGCATCATCGGCTTCACCACGCTGGGCTTTATTCCGGCGGCGAGTGCCGTGAGCGCGTTCGTGATCTTCAACGTGCTGCGCCGCGCGGGGAACTACGGCTTCTGGAGCCCCGGGCGCGAGGTGCTGTTCACGGTGGTGTCACCCGAGGACAAGTACAAGGCGAAGAATTTCATCGACACCTTCGTCTACCGGAGCGGTGATCAGATCGGTGCCTGGAGCTACGCGCTGCTGTCGGCGCGCGGGCTGCCGGTGAGTGAGATCTCCCTGCTGGCCGCACCGATGAGTGCGGTGTGGCTGGTGCTCACGATGTGGCTGGGCTGGAAGCAGGGACGCATGCAGCGAGCAGACGAGGCGTCGCCGGCATAAACTGCGGACATGTCCGTCATCGTCCGCACCATCCTGCTATTGAGCGCGTCCAACGTCTTCATGACGTTCGCCTGGTACGCGCATCTCAAGAACCTGAGCGGCAAGCCGTGGTACATCGCGGCCTTCGCGAGCTGGGGCGTGGCCCTCGCCGAGTACCTGCTGCAGGTGCCGGCCAACCGGATCGGGTATACGGCGCTGTCGCTGGGGCAGCTCAAGATCCTGCAGGAGGCAATCGCGCTGAGCGTGTTCGTGCCGTTCGCCTTCTTCTATATGAAGCAGCGGCTGACGCTGGATTACCTGTGGGCCGGGCTGTGCATCGTGGGGGCGTGCTACTTCATGTTCCGGGGTGGGGCGTCGGGGCACTGAGGTGAGACTTGAGAGGTGAGGTCTCGCACGG encodes:
- a CDS encoding NAD-dependent epimerase/dehydratase family protein, coding for MALSPQPPKPLKILILGGTGFIGPHQVEYAMSRGHKVTLFNRGKTNPGLFPKVEKLIGDRNAPDGYAALKGRQWDVVIDNPTQIPRWVREAGAVLAPNVKKYVFVSTLSTYKSRGPIGITETDTHLLHDPAPADAEPPKAAYGPLKVKCEQEAKAVFGDDKTLVVRPGLIVGPGDLTDRFSYWPIRVEQGGEMLAPGTPDDPVAFIDQRDLTEFIVRLCEADATGTYNTVGPRAGLTVSEMLYGCKAVTTSNTRFTWVDADFLLERKLRPYADLPVWMPPRGDSAGWARMNISKALAAGLTFRPLADTARDTLTYFHAQPPERQAALKAGLAPEKEVQVLKEWHAAHG
- a CDS encoding MFS transporter; translated protein: MIRRQIEKLVTVEAGEWKATLLAFVFFFFLLASYFILRSIRDALGVAAGVGTLPWLFTGTLITTLVLQPISAGFVARVPVRRFIPVVYRCFGACLLAFGAAVTWLPHTERWLVPVFWIWTSVFNLFVVSVFWGFMSDTFTAEQAKRLYGFISVGGTVGAMAGSLVTALLAKHVGTGVLVLISWVMLESTVQCVNRFPVSFRGETREREARQGSVGGTAWSGITHVLSSGYMIGICFAMLMFTIGTTVLYFQQAEIVKAAFADRGARTAFLARIDLTVQTLTVLAQLFITGRIIKWLGVAVTLSILPVMSIIGFTTLGFIPAASAVSAFVIFNVLRRAGNYGFWSPGREVLFTVVSPEDKYKAKNFIDTFVYRSGDQIGAWSYALLSARGLPVSEISLLAAPMSAVWLVLTMWLGWKQGRMQRADEASPA
- a CDS encoding DMT family protein, whose product is MSVIVRTILLLSASNVFMTFAWYAHLKNLSGKPWYIAAFASWGVALAEYLLQVPANRIGYTALSLGQLKILQEAIALSVFVPFAFFYMKQRLTLDYLWAGLCIVGACYFMFRGGASGH